The Triticum urartu cultivar G1812 chromosome 6, Tu2.1, whole genome shotgun sequence genome includes the window agatGGGTTTACGTTTGTGGCTGGTGTATTGTCGTGCCCAAGCAATCGGGCAGTTCTTCCACCTCCAACACATGCAACCAATACTACCTAGCATGCTCGACCATCCCCTTGCTTCGTTCATTGCCATGAGATTCTTTGTTTCTTCTTCATTTGGAGATGGATGGTACTCTGGGCCAAAAACCCGGATCATTGTCTTCACAATGACATGGACACATTTGATGGTGGTATCTTCTCCAATCCAAAGATATTCATCCGCGTAGCCGATGGGAACACCATATGCAACCACTCTCATCACCGCCGATATTTTTTAATATGCACTAAAGCCAATCAAACTGGCGGCATTCCTACGTCGAGTGAAAATACGACAATTTTGCTCGCAAGCCTCGACAATGCGCACGAAAAGTGACCTACGCATTCGATATCACCTACGAAAGAGGTGAGACGAATATGTCGGTGCCTCGACGAAGTAGTCCTTCATGAGCATCTTGTTGCAGAGAGCTCAGTTGCGAGGAATGCAGAGCCGGCCGACCATGGATCCGCGCCGCTTTTTCTTCGGTCCCGCCTCAAATTTGCCCATGAGATGCAACACCACTAGGTTGTCGAGATCATCAGCAATGATCGTCTCTTCTATGTCCGAATCATCAGAGGAACTCCAATCCATCTACTAAATGCACATGAAACGTCCATGAATTTCAATCGAACCTACTCCCAACCAAATCGAGCACAAACAGGAGGGTGTTGGACATACCTCACCTAAAGTCGGCCGAAGCAAAGCCGCAAGGTCCCTTTCTTCGCCCCCGCCGCCCAAGTAAAGCAGCATCGCACCGGTCTGTTCTTCTCCCCGACGACCGAAGCAAAGCCGAGCTTCCCCCTTCCTCCGAGGCACACGGGCGAATCCCACGGATGTCAAGGCTCACCGCACCGGAACCAACCAGATCCACCTGCTACAAGACCGCGCGCCAAGCTCCAAGGCGGATCCATGGCACCGACGCCGGCCGCGAGCCCCGGAAACAAATGACCACCCCTGTGGTGAAACTTGGTGGAATGGATGCGGCGCAGGGAAGCCGAGGGGGCAGCAAGAACTGGCGGGGATGTGCGACGGCGGCGGCAGGGAGTGGTGGCGGGAAGTGAAGCCTACGGAAATGCTTTCGCACCAAAGGAAACGGGACCGACAAAATCGGGTGAAATCCCGTAGATATGGAGGAAATGGGCTTGCAGATTCAGGATCCCAAAAAAATCCGGGACGACCGATCTAGGGATCTATTCGGGTCGGGTTTACGTGCTCCGTCCCGCAAACCGACGGTTATTATGCTGGATGGCACGGTTTGAGGGTCTACTAGAGATGCTCTAAGGCTACCCTTGAAGCAAGCAGGGGGGTAATTTTCCGTCCTTTGGCCCATGTGTGTGCTCTTTGTTGGGCTAGGAGGTGGGTTGCCCCCCATTGAGGGGAGAATCCCTACATCattgggtgggggggggggcttgaGTTTCTTTACTCTTGCCTTCTCCTTTGACTTATTTTTTTACGCGGTCTTTTTCTTTTGACTTGTTGACCTTGAAATCCAGCTTGGACTACTGTTGACTGGGGTGGCTTGCCTGGACCTATGGGAGCTTGCTTGGACTATTATTGACCTTTTAGACTCTGGTTGACTAGTCTTGACTTTTGTTGACTACATATGTGTAATAAGCTGATGTTGATTACTTGAAGTACGATGGATGAATTTATTTGATGCTATCTGTAAAGAATATTTCAGTACTTCTATTTTAGTGATCAACTGATAAGCTTTTGTTGTTTCCTATGTGTTTGCATGTAATGAGTTGCAAATTTGAGTACCATTTTCGTTGCATGTAATGAGTAGGAAAAGGAATATTCTACAGAAGTCGAAAGGCTGTCGAATATGCTGCAATTATGTATGTTCTTTCTTTCTACATCTTTTCTTTCATCGTTCAAATTTGTACCAACGGTTAAGATTCTATTGTGGCTAACAAGGTGGGAGACATAACAATAAGGGAACAAAGATGGGCCTCGAGAGGAGCACAAGTGGTTGCATATGGTGATAGGAGTTGTGGAGGAAGATGTGGTGTGATCAATATCAAAGAGGAGAAACAATATCAAGCATCAGGAGAAAGAAGAGACACTAGAATAGTATTGATGTGTGCACATTTGGCTTGCATACTTGTGATATGTCCAATTGAATTGGTTCTAAACCATGTGTATTTGTCCTAAAAAAACTATGTGTGTCGATCAAAACATAAGTTGCACGCGCATACTTACTAGTAAAATGAGAAATCGTAAGTCTAATCTCGACAATTCCTTCCTCTTAATTCACATTTCCCCTCCGCGATAATTGTCAAACGCAGTGTACGTAGGGTCCTTGGAATGCATCTAATCCCAATCCCGGGTTCCCAGCACAACACACATTCAAACAGCTTCTTTTTCATCGAGTGGTGCACACAGCCTACGTGCAGGCAGGTTCTACAAGGGAAGAACCTTGGAATCACCCAAATCTGCGTCCTCCCCGTTGATGGGCTCGCCGGACACCTCCTCCAGTGACCTCCCGTTCGGCTCAGGCAGGAGACAGGTGAAAATTATTCCCAACACATTGCACGCGGCCAGCACGAACAGTGAGGCACGCACGCCGATGCCCGACGGGTACCCGGTCTCCGTCTCATTGCTGCCGTCCGCCCTCTGCGAGGCGTACAGGAAGCCAAACGTCCCGACAATGGCGCCGACCTTGCCTGCCGCTGACGATATCCCGTGGCAGGTCGTCCGGACGTGCGCCGGAAAAATCTCGGCCGGTATGATGAAGGTGGTGCTGTTGGGCCCGAAGTTGGCAAAGAAGAAGGTGAAGGCGTACATGACCACCAGCCAGATTCGCCGGCCAGGCTGTGTCAGTTGGTGGTAGAAGCCGGCGACGACGAGCATGAGACCCTTCATCATGGTGAAGCCGAGGAACTGGATGGCCTTCCGCCCGACGACGTCCACAAAGGCGATGGTGAACCAGTAGCCAGGTAGTGTGCCGCAGAGCGCGATGATCGCCTGTGCACGGGCGACGCGGTACGCTTCCTCGAGCGCGCTCATGCTGTTTGCCTCGGGGATCCACTTGATGTCCCTGAAGATCTCCTCCTGGAGAATGATCTGGGAGTAGAAGACGATGTCGAGCACGAACCAGGACGCAACGGCGCCGACGAGATGCCAGCCGTGGCGGCGGGCGAAACGGCGGGAGAAGACGCCGTAGTCCCTGTCCTTGGTGAAGCCCTCGATCTTGTCCTGCTCGCCGCTGAACTCCACCTTGAGCACCTTGGACATGTCGCGCGCGGCCTTCTCGGCGTCGCGGGCGACCAGCGCCGTATAGCGCGCCGTCTCCGGCATCATCACCCTCCAGCGGTAGGTGAAGACGGCTGGGATGGCGCCCACCATGAGGATGATGCGCCACACGTAGTCAGCCTGCGGCGGGACCGAGGCCATGGGGTCTTCCGCGTACGTCGGCGGGTCGAAGCGCGCCTGGAACGTGGCGGAGACGACCAAGGTGACAATGCAACCTGCGAGGATGCCAAACCCTTCCATGGCAAACACGGCCGCGATGAGGCTCCCGCGCGTCCTCTTGTTGGAGTACTCGGAAATGATGGTCGCGGAGAGCGGATAGTCTCCGCCGATGCCGACGCCGAGCCAGAACCGGAAGAAGCAGAGCGTGGCCATGACGCCGTCGGCCGTGTTCCCGAACGACAAGCCGGAGAGGAAGGAGCCCATGATCATGAGCATGATGGTCTTGCCGTAGAACTTCTTCCGGCCGACCTTGTCGCCGAGCCAGCCAAACAAGAGCTGGCCCACGATCATGCCGCAGAAGGTGACGCCGTTGATGGCCGCCTCGATCCGGCGGGGGAGCATCCCGGGCTCTCGTTGGCCCGGGACTTGGTAATAGATGCGTCCGAGGAGCTTGGTGACCAGGGTGATGCAGAAGATGTCGTAGGCGTCGGCGAAGAAGCCCATGCCGGCGATCACCACCGCCCACGCGTGGTACCTCTGCGTCCTCGCCACGTCCAGCGCGTGAAGCACCTGCAGCTGCTGCCGTGCCATGGCCCGCGCGCCGTCTCCCCGTCCACACTTGTTGGCCGGTGCAAAGCAAGATTCAAGACGGCCCTCGATCGTGTGTGTACAGGGAATGTGAGCCAAGTCATAGGCGAGCAAGGGGGGTATAAAAGCCGGCTTACTGCTTTGCTTTGTCTAGATGTGCCAAATGGGAACAATAGCAAGATACGAGGGTGGTATAGCTGCATGTGGCTATCTtgtagcatgtgcatgtacaagaCAATGAACTTGCTGAATGCGGGGAGAAGGAACAAAGGGGGTGGGAACTCCAAGGCGCCGGTGTGCAGCGAAGGGTTCATCGTAGGGCCGGCGCAATGCGCAACATACGGCATGGGGATGATAGTGTCTTTTTGAATGCAGGGGTGACTAACCGGTTTGATTTGTGAGGCAACTTATCTCTTTAGCTTTCAGTTAAGTCTGGTATCGTCCATTTTATTACTTTGTGATTTGTGCTCGTGGGTAGAGCACCTGGTTGGCTGGTATTGCATGTGTTTTCAGTCGATTTTCTAGCCGGTGTTCTTCCGTAGTTTTttgaaattctacatcattttttAGCTAGTTTAAAAAAAAACAGACTCGGTCAACCCAGCCCTTTGTGTCCGAATTAATATAACCGACCAAATGGGTTGGCTCACAGCTTTCGTGTACATGATTGGTGAGAATCCCGCGCGTCCCGCGAATATGCTAGCTTCTTTCTTTTTAG containing:
- the LOC125512140 gene encoding probable inorganic phosphate transporter 1-4; amino-acid sequence: MARQQLQVLHALDVARTQRYHAWAVVIAGMGFFADAYDIFCITLVTKLLGRIYYQVPGQREPGMLPRRIEAAINGVTFCGMIVGQLLFGWLGDKVGRKKFYGKTIMLMIMGSFLSGLSFGNTADGVMATLCFFRFWLGVGIGGDYPLSATIISEYSNKRTRGSLIAAVFAMEGFGILAGCIVTLVVSATFQARFDPPTYAEDPMASVPPQADYVWRIILMVGAIPAVFTYRWRVMMPETARYTALVARDAEKAARDMSKVLKVEFSGEQDKIEGFTKDRDYGVFSRRFARRHGWHLVGAVASWFVLDIVFYSQIILQEEIFRDIKWIPEANSMSALEEAYRVARAQAIIALCGTLPGYWFTIAFVDVVGRKAIQFLGFTMMKGLMLVVAGFYHQLTQPGRRIWLVVMYAFTFFFANFGPNSTTFIIPAEIFPAHVRTTCHGISSAAGKVGAIVGTFGFLYASQRADGSNETETGYPSGIGVRASLFVLAACNVLGIIFTCLLPEPNGRSLEEVSGEPINGEDADLGDSKVLPL